The proteins below are encoded in one region of Peribacillus muralis:
- a CDS encoding heptaprenylglyceryl phosphate synthase produces the protein MYDFREWKHVFKLDPNKEISDEALEKVCESGTDAIMVGGTDGVTLENVLHLMARIRRYTVPCVMEISSVETVTPGFDLYFIPSVLNSTNPDWMMKLHQQAVKEYGYLLNWDEIFVEGYCILNPECKAAQLTEANADLDMDDVGAYAMMAEKMFNLPIFYLEYSGEYGDVRMVEAAKESLETTVLFYGGGIKSVQQAKEMAEFADVIVVGNVIYEDLKVALATVAAVK, from the coding sequence ATGTACGATTTTCGCGAGTGGAAACATGTTTTCAAGCTCGATCCAAATAAAGAAATAAGTGATGAGGCGTTGGAAAAAGTCTGTGAATCCGGTACTGATGCAATCATGGTCGGAGGAACGGATGGAGTCACGCTTGAAAATGTGCTTCATCTGATGGCACGGATCAGACGGTATACGGTCCCTTGCGTAATGGAGATCTCTTCAGTTGAAACGGTGACGCCTGGATTCGATTTATATTTCATCCCAAGTGTCCTCAATAGCACCAATCCGGATTGGATGATGAAACTGCATCAGCAGGCAGTCAAAGAATATGGATATTTGTTGAATTGGGATGAGATTTTCGTAGAAGGCTATTGTATCCTGAATCCCGAGTGTAAAGCGGCGCAACTGACGGAAGCCAATGCCGATCTGGATATGGATGATGTCGGAGCCTACGCAATGATGGCTGAAAAGATGTTCAACCTGCCGATTTTTTACTTGGAATACAGCGGTGAGTATGGCGATGTCCGGATGGTGGAAGCGGCCAAAGAAAGCTTGGAGACTACCGTTTTATTTTATGGCGGTGGGATAAAGTCGGTTCAACAGGCAAAAGAGATGGCGGAGTTTGCGGATGTCATCGTTGTCGGAAATGTGATTTATGAGGATTTGAAGGTAGCACTTGCCACAGTTGCGGCAGTGAAATGA